In Stieleria varia, one genomic interval encodes:
- a CDS encoding serine/threonine-protein kinase: MDESSSVVNHESESSGSPIEDVDAISEVTDSAGISSDEPIVDPVSDSPLTAGELTQKHGDQLPTKEYAAESSGLDDLDDTVSVRREPYEVGTRIEGRYEIQEQIGAGGFGRVFRARDIELNRPVAIKQSSGLISFVAGRVRDEAKAVASLSHPGIVSIYDLITISKRELLIVMECLSGCTLTDHLKKKNLTLGEVAQIVLQVAEALKHAHNRKLVHSDIKPSNLFVTDDGNIKLLDFGLAVAYFPDDMAGRLGGTPGYMSPEQIRGESHRIDGRADIFALGVVMYLMLTNTRPFVGPDGKAVLLATLKKEVPPPRQFNTAIDPEMQRIVLRCLEKRMSDRYDSAQALIDDLTRWQQSYMGQALVSVSHPGSDLSSRNESSVRSSKISVRSRGLQPYTEDDTDAYLELIPGPRDHSGLPESILFWRHWVHSDQPDKEHPVGVLYGPSGSGKSSYVRAGLIPNLGPGVCTAYVECRPGDLADRIIRIIASQIPSEKNTGSSLRDVLTRLRSDESSHPFRKLLIVFDQFEAWSREATLEERRDFAEALRQCDGQHIRALVVIRDDYWMAATEFLKWLEIPLQEGRNIASVDLLDRDHASRILEAIGRESGTLPKSPEPLSSKQSQFITQAIDELSVGGSVICVHLVMFSQMLRLQDWSPRGLKAAGGVSGACSLFFQELFTPTSGTGSRSPEYRRVAPAVLPILEALLPLEGDSVMTNTKTKAELAALLAGSGHGHLLEDCLRILGEDVCVIGVVQNDYGSGVQVDGVGETANHTQYRLSHDFLVQPIRQWIDRTKKQTLRGRVGVRLNELSRSWATRPGSGTMPGYVEYLTLVAMSPFGTKKNATQRSFLRAATRHHSGRISMTALALLAFVGMSIVAWHQRSEAIHARQESAESRRSELASKIDALIHGPAGDIKEHMADLDKFGSDAVDALRPWSNSLNPEASLRANLYLQSQLTSFSQLASGIETAPTEYFEPIAATAKRMTDAPAVLKLLSDSKSSIASARAAALLVELGDTSVAESYLQGTDDAKIDCAFLTEVSRFHGSAKPWATLFTQTDDDDIRYHTGVVLGSFRKEQLRAEEIGLDYEPLINHPKASMHSMGRFLATHMGDDVSTIAVQPPANANWKIGPESIPMRKIDAGEYPFYEIPRTQDEPHIGKVVVNVWFAMQPVTRRLYKEFLDDPAPLADGKTDRVEYLPEGRMPVELQGDLSYPISNIDLRHAVSFCNWLSKRNGLQPVYSYNAERDKKQEDGFYHNPWTPNLKINGYRLPTYDEFNVAVRSTYNDGIPWLHVLEIGRAGGDYEEYLGNAYPRRFDTLIPNRWGLFINDPICGSWLTGNVKGMFIRTNLHLNALPYHRYNPESALHRAPLESIYLVQNDSQ, from the coding sequence ATGGACGAGAGTTCGAGTGTCGTGAATCATGAGTCTGAGTCATCAGGCTCACCGATCGAGGATGTCGATGCGATCAGTGAGGTAACCGATAGCGCCGGCATTAGCAGTGACGAACCCATTGTGGATCCCGTCAGCGATTCGCCGTTAACAGCAGGTGAACTCACTCAGAAGCACGGTGATCAATTACCGACCAAGGAGTATGCCGCCGAATCGTCTGGTCTCGACGACCTCGATGATACTGTCTCGGTTCGTCGAGAGCCCTATGAAGTCGGGACGCGTATCGAGGGTCGATATGAGATACAGGAACAGATCGGTGCGGGTGGTTTTGGCAGGGTGTTTCGCGCCCGCGACATCGAGCTCAATCGACCCGTTGCGATCAAGCAGTCGTCGGGTCTGATCAGCTTTGTCGCTGGTCGTGTGCGTGATGAAGCCAAAGCGGTCGCATCACTGAGCCACCCAGGGATCGTTTCGATCTATGACTTGATCACAATCTCCAAGCGTGAGCTGTTGATTGTGATGGAGTGTCTGTCGGGTTGCACGCTGACAGACCATTTGAAAAAGAAGAACTTGACGCTCGGCGAGGTCGCTCAAATCGTGCTACAGGTCGCTGAGGCGCTCAAGCACGCCCACAACCGGAAACTTGTCCACAGCGACATCAAGCCAAGCAATTTGTTCGTCACCGATGATGGCAACATTAAACTGTTGGATTTTGGGTTGGCCGTGGCCTATTTTCCCGATGACATGGCCGGGCGACTGGGCGGCACTCCGGGGTACATGTCACCCGAACAAATCCGCGGGGAATCACACCGTATTGATGGCCGCGCCGATATCTTTGCGCTCGGCGTCGTGATGTATTTGATGCTGACCAACACGCGACCATTTGTGGGTCCAGATGGCAAGGCCGTCTTGTTGGCGACGTTGAAAAAAGAAGTGCCACCGCCGCGACAGTTCAACACTGCCATCGATCCCGAGATGCAGCGAATTGTTTTGCGTTGTTTGGAAAAACGCATGTCGGATCGGTACGACTCGGCGCAAGCACTGATTGATGATCTGACCCGTTGGCAACAGTCATACATGGGTCAAGCCTTGGTAAGTGTGTCGCATCCGGGGTCGGATCTCTCCAGTCGCAATGAGAGCTCCGTCCGCAGTTCCAAGATCAGCGTGCGGTCGCGTGGTTTGCAGCCTTACACGGAAGACGATACGGACGCCTATTTGGAGCTGATCCCTGGCCCACGCGATCATTCTGGGCTGCCCGAATCAATCCTCTTTTGGCGGCACTGGGTTCACAGTGACCAGCCCGACAAGGAACATCCCGTCGGCGTGCTGTACGGCCCCAGTGGCTCCGGAAAATCTTCGTACGTCCGCGCCGGATTGATCCCCAACCTGGGTCCCGGTGTCTGTACCGCCTATGTCGAATGCCGACCGGGCGATTTGGCCGATCGCATCATTCGCATCATCGCCTCGCAGATTCCCAGCGAAAAGAACACAGGTTCGTCGCTGCGAGACGTTTTGACGCGGTTGCGAAGCGACGAATCGAGTCATCCGTTCCGCAAGTTACTGATCGTGTTTGATCAGTTTGAGGCTTGGTCGCGTGAGGCGACGTTGGAGGAACGCCGTGATTTTGCCGAAGCTCTGCGGCAGTGCGACGGACAACACATTCGTGCGTTGGTCGTGATTCGTGACGACTACTGGATGGCGGCGACCGAGTTTTTGAAATGGTTGGAGATCCCACTCCAGGAAGGACGCAATATCGCTTCGGTGGACCTGTTGGATCGTGATCATGCAAGCCGGATCTTGGAAGCGATCGGTCGTGAATCGGGAACACTGCCCAAGTCCCCGGAACCTCTCTCGTCCAAGCAATCGCAATTCATCACCCAAGCCATCGACGAACTCAGTGTGGGCGGTTCGGTGATCTGCGTTCATTTGGTGATGTTCTCGCAAATGTTGCGGCTGCAGGACTGGTCGCCGCGTGGACTGAAGGCGGCGGGTGGCGTCTCGGGCGCGTGCAGCTTGTTCTTCCAAGAATTGTTCACACCGACATCGGGCACCGGTTCCAGATCTCCCGAGTATCGCCGCGTTGCGCCGGCCGTTCTGCCGATCCTGGAAGCACTGCTGCCGCTCGAGGGCGACTCGGTAATGACCAACACGAAAACCAAAGCTGAATTGGCCGCCTTGCTGGCAGGATCGGGTCACGGACACCTGCTGGAAGACTGTTTGCGGATTCTCGGGGAAGACGTCTGCGTCATTGGCGTTGTTCAAAACGACTATGGCTCAGGTGTACAAGTCGACGGGGTTGGCGAGACGGCAAACCACACACAGTATCGGCTCTCGCACGATTTTCTCGTCCAACCCATTCGCCAGTGGATTGATCGAACCAAAAAACAAACACTGCGGGGTCGCGTCGGTGTTCGTTTGAACGAGCTGAGTCGGTCTTGGGCAACACGACCGGGCAGCGGAACGATGCCGGGCTACGTTGAATACCTGACGTTGGTGGCGATGTCGCCATTTGGGACCAAGAAGAACGCGACCCAAAGAAGCTTTCTGCGAGCGGCGACACGTCACCACAGTGGTCGCATCTCGATGACCGCGTTGGCTTTACTGGCCTTTGTGGGCATGTCCATCGTCGCATGGCATCAACGAAGTGAGGCGATCCATGCGAGGCAAGAGTCCGCGGAGTCTCGGCGATCTGAGTTGGCATCCAAGATCGATGCGTTGATCCATGGCCCCGCCGGAGACATCAAAGAACACATGGCGGATTTGGACAAATTTGGCTCTGACGCGGTCGATGCATTGCGGCCCTGGAGCAACTCGCTCAATCCCGAAGCGTCCCTGAGAGCAAACCTCTATTTGCAATCGCAATTGACTTCATTCAGCCAGCTCGCCAGCGGCATCGAAACCGCGCCGACGGAATACTTTGAACCCATCGCGGCAACGGCAAAACGCATGACGGATGCACCGGCTGTGTTGAAACTGTTGAGCGACTCAAAGTCGTCTATTGCCAGTGCTCGCGCCGCCGCACTGTTGGTCGAACTGGGAGATACGTCGGTCGCCGAGAGCTATTTGCAAGGCACGGACGATGCAAAGATCGACTGTGCTTTCTTGACCGAAGTCAGTCGATTTCACGGCAGTGCGAAACCCTGGGCAACTCTGTTCACGCAAACCGATGATGATGACATCCGTTATCACACAGGTGTGGTGTTGGGATCGTTTCGCAAGGAGCAACTTCGAGCAGAAGAAATCGGTCTGGATTACGAACCGCTCATCAATCACCCCAAGGCAAGCATGCATTCGATGGGACGATTCTTGGCCACTCACATGGGCGACGACGTTTCAACGATTGCGGTGCAACCGCCGGCCAACGCCAATTGGAAAATCGGACCTGAAAGCATTCCGATGCGCAAAATTGATGCCGGGGAATACCCTTTCTACGAGATTCCTCGAACACAAGATGAACCTCATATTGGGAAAGTCGTCGTCAATGTTTGGTTCGCGATGCAGCCTGTGACACGACGACTGTATAAAGAGTTTCTCGACGATCCCGCTCCCCTGGCCGACGGCAAGACCGATCGTGTTGAGTACCTTCCTGAGGGGCGTATGCCTGTGGAACTCCAAGGCGACCTCAGTTACCCGATCAGCAACATCGACCTTCGCCACGCGGTTTCGTTTTGCAATTGGCTGAGCAAGCGGAACGGGCTTCAGCCCGTCTACTCCTACAATGCCGAACGAGACAAGAAACAGGAGGACGGTTTTTATCATAATCCATGGACGCCGAACTTAAAGATCAACGGCTATCGACTGCCGACGTACGATGA
- a CDS encoding RNA polymerase sigma factor, producing MPPPDEHLSDEHLVDRWRQHNDQSAIAELAERYLERFYATARAMTLRCTQAEDVAQETMLKIVRSIGSFDSRKSFRTWSYTILLNTVRSHQRRSSIRSQRTDASVDVGQIAIHQHTLETQLVENETRQKIQQELANLSDKQRTAIVLTLMDGLAAAAVAEMENCSVDAIYQRVAEARKTLRNAPSLKQFWQDDR from the coding sequence ATGCCTCCACCAGATGAACATTTATCCGATGAACATCTGGTCGACCGGTGGCGACAGCACAACGACCAATCCGCCATCGCTGAATTGGCTGAACGCTATTTGGAAAGGTTTTACGCGACCGCGCGGGCGATGACGCTTCGCTGCACGCAGGCCGAAGACGTTGCGCAGGAAACGATGCTCAAGATCGTTCGTTCGATCGGCTCGTTCGACTCCCGCAAGTCCTTCCGCACTTGGTCGTACACGATCTTGCTGAACACGGTTCGTTCCCACCAGCGACGCAGCAGTATTCGATCACAACGCACCGATGCTTCCGTCGATGTCGGACAGATCGCCATCCACCAGCACACCTTGGAAACACAACTCGTCGAGAATGAAACTCGTCAGAAAATCCAACAGGAGCTTGCAAACCTGTCTGATAAGCAACGCACCGCGATCGTGCTGACCTTGATGGACGGGCTCGCGGCGGCCGCGGTCGCTGAAATGGAGAACTGCAGCGTTGATGCCATCTATCAACGTGTCGCCGAAGCTCGAAAGACACTTCGCAATGCACCTTCGCTGAAACAATTTTGGCAAGACGACCGATGA